The following is a genomic window from Nocardioides thalensis.
GATGGAGGCGGAGCAGTGAGCAGTGGAGCCACCGACGAGCTCAGCGTGCTGGGCATCGAGTGCTTCGGCCACCACGGGGTGTTCGACCACGAGAAGCGGGACGGTCAGGTGTTCGTGATCGACCTGACGCTCGGTGTCAACACCCGTCCCGCCGCGGCGTCGGACGACTTGCGCGACACCGTCGACTACGGAAGTCTCGTGGGCCAGGTGACGGCGGCGGTTACTCGGGACCCTGTCGATCTCATCGAGACACTTGCAGAGCGGGTGGCCGGTGTGTGCCTCTTGGACTCTCGTGTTGAATGGGCGCGGGTGACCGTGCACAAGCCGGACGCGCCGATCGAGGCAAGGTTCTCCGACGTGACGCTGACGATCACCCGCCACCGTCACGACGAACCTGCCGGACAGGGAGAGGGCCACCGATGACCGAGACCCCCAATCCGAACATCATCGACGCAGACACGCTGACCGGTGAGATGCGCCCGATCCGCCGGGTGGTGATCGGGCTCGGCTCCAACCTCGGCGACCGGCTCGGCAACCTGCAGGGTGCCGTCGACGCGCTCAGTGACACCCCCGACGTCTGGATCACCGGCGTCTCGCCCGTCTACGAGTCGACGCCGGTCGACTGCCCGCCCGGCTCCGGCGACTTCCTCAACGCCGTCGTGCTCGCCGACACCACGCTGGCCGCCAACCGCCTGATGGACCGCGCGCTCGCGATCGAGGACGCCTACGACCGCGACCGCAGCCACGGCGTCAACGCGCCGCGCACCCTCGACGTCGACCTGATCGTCGTGGGTGACCGCCGCAGCGACACCGAGTCGCTCAAGCTCCCGCACCCGCAGGCGCACACGCGCGCGTTCGTGCTGCAGCCGTGGCTCGACCTCGAGCCCGACGCCGAGTTCCCCGGCAACGGCCCGGTCGCCGACCTGCTCGCGAAGGTCGGCACCGAGGGACTCAAGCGGCGCGACGACATCACGCTCGACATCGAGTAGGACCGCTCTGCGGTGAGGGACGAGCCCCCGGCTCCCGACGACACCGACCCGGACCGGGACGAGCAGCACGGCTCGCTGCGGCCGACCTCGGTCGCCGCGCTCGCCGGCTGGGCCGTGGTCGGCCTGGTGTGCGGCTGGGCGGTGCACCCGATCAGCGAGCGCCTCGGCACCGTAGCGCCGGTCATCTCCTGGCTCCAGCCGCTGACCCTGTGGCTGCTCGCCGCCATCCTCGGCTTCACGGCGTGGGCGACCTGGCGGTCGGTGCAGGTGCGCCAGGAGCGGCTGCTCGCCCACCAGGCCGTCAACCGACTGGTCCTGGCTCGCGCCTCGGCGATCGTGGCCGCCCTCGTCGCGGGCGGCTACGTCGGCTACGCGCTGAGCTGGCTCGGGGAGTCCGCCGAGATGGCCGACGACCGGGTGCTGCGCTCCCTGCTCGCCGCGGGCGGTGCGGTCGCCGCTGTGGTCGCGGCGCTGCTGCTCGAGCGCGCCTGCCGTGTGCGCGGCGAGTCGCCGGATGCCTGACGATTTCTGTGTCTAGTGTGAACAATGTGACTCCCGTCAATGGCTCCCGTCGCCGTCAGCGGTCGACCCGTGTCGCGGTCGCCGTCCTGCTCCTCGTGCTCGCGGCGGCCGCCGTCGCGGGAGCCGCTGTCACGGGCTCGTGGGTCGCCGTGACCATCGCGGGCGCCGCTGCCGTCCTGCTCGGTGCGGTCGCCACCAAGATCACCCACTCCGAGCTGATGGCCTCTCGTCGCGACGCCGCCCGTGACCGCGCCGAGCAGGCGCAGGCCTTCCGCGAGGTCGACGAGCGCCGCTCGCTGGAGGGCGTGGAGTTCGCCGCCGACATGCAGGGCCGCATCGCGCAGCGCGAGGCCGTCGTGTCCCGCCTCGAGGGCCGCCTCGCCGACGCCGCCGCCGAGCTGGCCGAGGCTCGCCGCCAGGTCACCGCCGAGCAGGAGCGTGCCGAGACTGCGGAGAAGGAGACCGGTCGCCTCGCCGAGCGGCTCGCTGACGCCGAGGAGCGCGCGAGCGACGCCGTCGTACGGGTGGCCGAGCTCGAGCAGGAGATCGACGTGCTGACCGCCCAGTGGCAGGCCGCCGAGGCCGCCCTCGCCGAGCAGAACCGGATGCGCAAGGGCGCCTGAGCTCTCGCCGGATCCGCCACCAACCACGAGTGCGGATTCGACGCGCCACGAGGGCGGATTCGACGCGCCACGAGGGCGGATTCGACGACCAGGGATAATCAGGCCCGATGATCCCGGACGAGTCGCGATTCGAGAGTGATCCCCTGGTGGCCCTCGGCCCCCGCCCCCCGCTGCCGGAGGGCTGGACCGTCGGGAGCCCCGACCCTCACGACCCCGAGGACCTGGCGCGGCTCACCGCGCTGCTCCGGGCCCACGAGAAGCACGGCCGCGGCTGGGCGGGCGCGAGCGTCGACGACGTGCTCGTCGAGGTCTCCGAGGAGGGCCTGCGCATGCGCGAGAACGTCGTCGTCCGCGACAGCGCCGGCGTGATCCATGCGTGGGGCAGCAGCCACGACCGGGCGGGCGGGCGGATGCTGTTCGTCCACGTGGTCGAGCGCGGCCTGCCCGACGACGACGCGCAGGCCTGCAGCGACGTACTGGTCGACTGGGCCGTCGCCCAGGCCGAGGCCGTCGGCGCCGCGCGCGGTCTCGAGGTCCAGCAGATCGATACCGGCGCGTTCGCGGACGACGACCGCCAGCACCGGTGGCTCGAGACAGCCGGCTTCGAGCGGGTGCGCCACTGGTGGCAGATGAAGCGCCCAGTCGCCCCCGACGAGGCCGGCCTGGTGCCCTCACCCGACGGCTGGGAGGACCGCGGCGTCCGCTTCCGGCTGGTACGGCGGGGGCCCGACGGCATGCCCGACCACGACGACCTGCGCGAGGTGCACGAGGTCCTCGAGGAGGCGTTCCGCGACCACTTCAACTCGTGGGAGGAGACCTTCGACGAGTTTCTCCACCGGCTGCGCGAGGACCCGGGACACCGCTGGGACCACTGGTGGGTCGCCGAGCTGGTCGACGACCCGGAGCACCCCCGGCCGGTCGGCGCCCTGGTCGGCACCGAGACCGGGTCCGAGGACGGGCCGAGCGGCTCCTACGTCGCCTACCTCGGCGTGCTCGAGGCGGCGCGCGGGCGCGGGGTCGGCAAGGGCCTGCTGCGCACCGTGATCGCCGACGCCGCTGTCCGCGGCCGCGACCGGGTGGGCATCGAGGTCGACGCCGACTCGCCGACCGGCGCGCACGAGCTCTACCTCGCCATGGGCTGGGAGACGTCGTACGTCACCGAGTCGTGGCACCGCGAGGTGCCGGTGCCGAAGGGCTGACCGGGCCCGCTACGCCTCGGCGCGCAGCGATCCCCGCAGCGCCCGGTGGATGCCCTCCGGCGTCAGCACCCCCACGAACCGCGGGCCGTCGGTCACGCCGACCGCCGGCCGGTCGTCGCGCAGCATCACCGCGAGCGCCTCGCCGAGCGAGACCCCGAGCTCGACGGTGGCCCCCAGCGCCGACGCGGGTGTGCCGTCGACGGGGTCGACGTGAGCGGCCTCGACCCGGGTGACCGAGAGCCGCCGGAGCCCGGCGTCGGCGCCGACGAAGGTCGCGACCTCGTCGGAGGCGGGGAAGCCGAGCAGCCGCGCGGGGGTGTCGTACTGCAGCAGCCGCCCGCCCTCGCCGAACACGGCGACGCGGTCGCCCAGCCGGACGGCCTCGTCGATGTCGTGGGTCACCAGCACGACCGTCTTGTCGAGCTCGCGCTGGATGCGGAGGAACTCGTCCTGGAGCCGGCCCCGGATCACCGGGTCGACCGCCCCGAACGGCTCGTCCATCAGCAGCACCGGCGGGTCCGCGGCGAGCGCCCGGGCAACGCCGACCCGCTGGCGCTGCCCGCCCGACAGCTCGTGGGGATAGCGGTCGCCGTACTGCGCGGGGTCGAGGCCGACGAGGTGCAACAGCTCCTCCGCGCGCGCCCGCGCGGTCGCCTTCGACTCGCCGTACAGCAGCGGCACGGTCATCGTGTTGGTGATGACCTTCTGGTGCGGGAAGAGGCCGACCTGCTGGATGACGTAGCCGATGCCGCGGCGGAGCTGCACCGGGTCGACCCGGGTGACGTCGCGGCCGTCGACCTCGATCGTGCCGGTGGTGGGCTCGACGAGCCGGTTGATCATCTTCAGCGTCGTGGACTTGCCCGAGCCCGAGGGGCCGACCAGGCAGACCAGCTCGCCGCGGGCCACGTCGAGGTCGAGGTCGTGCACCGCCACCGTGCCGCGGTAGGACTTGCTGACGCCCGTCAGCCGGATCATCGGCCCGGTCGCGCCGTCCTGTCCGCGGTCTCGGCTAGCGTCCATGCGCGTGAGGCTACCGGCGAGCGACGACGGTGAGCGCGGATGACGTGCTACGGGCGGTTCACCGGCAACAAGTGGATCTGCGACGACTACGTGCGCGACCGCTGGGACGAGATCGTCGACGCGACCGTCTCCCACCTGGGCCTGACCGTCTCCGCGGTCCTGCTGGGCATCGTGCTCGCGCTGCCCCTGGCCCTCCTCGCACGCCGCTCGCCGCGGCTCGAGGCCGCGGTGCTGGGTGTCGCGTCGGGCATCTACACGATCCCGTCGCTGGCGCTGTTGCCGCTGCTGGTGCCGTTCACCGGGCTGACCGCGACGACGGTGGTGATCGGGCTGGCGCTCTACTGCCTGACGATCCTGGTGCGGGCGTTCCTCGACGGGCTGCGGGCGGTGCCCGACGACGTCAAGGAGTCGGCGATCGGCCTGGGCTACGGCCGCGCGCGGCTGCTCACGCGGATCGAGCTGCCGCTGGCGCTGCCGGTCGTGCTCGCGGGCGTGCGGGTCGCGACGGTCTCCACGGTCGCGCTCGCGACGGTCGGGACGATCGTCGCCCACGGCGGTCTCGGTGACCTGATCAACCACGGCCGGCTGACCGACTTCAAGGCCGAGCTGCTCACCGCCTCGGTGCTGTGCGTGATGATCGCGCTGTTCCTCGACGGGCTCCTCCTCGCGCTCCAGCACGTGCTCACCCCGTGGGCCCGCACGCGGGGCCTGGAGGTGTCGCGCTGATGGACGTCTTCGGCGATGCCTGGACCTACCTGACCGACGGCGCGAGCTGGACCGGCAACGGCGGCATGCTCGAGCTGCTGGTGCAGCAGCTGCTGCTGAGCATCACGGCGCTGGTGCTGGCGGTCGTCGTCGCACTCCCGATCGCGTTCTGGCTCGGCCACATCGGCAAGGGCGGCTTCCTCGCGGTCAGCATCTCCAACATCGGCCGCGCGGTGCCGACGCTCGCGCTGCTCGCCATCCTGGTCCGGGCCGAGTGGCCGGGCACGGCGCACCTCGGCCCCTACGGCCGCGCCGGGCTCGCCACGCTGATCGCGCTGGCGCTGTTCGCGCTGCCGCCCCTCATCACGCAGACGTACGTCGCCGTGCGCGAGGTCCCGGCCGACACCAAGGAGGCGGCGGTCGGCCTGGGCATGACCGGCTGGCAGCTGTTCCTCCGCGTGGAGCTGCCGCTCGCGCTGCCCCTGGTGCTCAGCGGGGTGCGGCTCGCGATCGTGCAGGTCTGGGCGACGGCGACGATCGCCGCGCTGGTGGCCGGCCCCGGGCTCGGCAACGTGATCACCGCGGGCTTCGCCAACCAGCGCTACGGGCAGGGCATCGCGGGCGCGATCGTCGTCGCGGCGGTCGCCCTCGCCCTCGAGGTCGCGGCCGCGCTCGCCGTACGAGCGATCACTCGGGAGCGAGCAGCTGACCCGGGATCGACGCCTCGTAATAGCGCCGCCCCGCATCCAGCTGGGTGAGGCCCCGGAGGCGGGTGCGCTCGCCGTCGTGCTCCCACCAGTAGGCGAAGTCGTGACCGGGGATGCGCCCGCCTCCCTTGCGCTCCAGCGGGACGGCGACGATCCGGTCGGCGGCTCCCTGCCACCAGGAGACCTCCTCGTCGCTGTCCTCGACCATCGTCCACCCGTCCTCGTCGAGCACCCACGTGCCGCGCTGCTCGAGCCACTGCCAGGGTCCGCGCGTGCCCGGCTCGGGGAACTCCGTCTCCTCGAACCGCACGGCGATCCGGGCGCCGACCTTGTCCACCTCCCGCACGTCCCAGTTCTCGTCGTAGGCCTCCGGCAGGTCGTACGTCGCGAGCGCCGTCCCGTCCTTCGGGTCGATCTCGACCAGCTGCTGGGTGACCTGGCAGCCGCCGCACGGGTCGCCGGAGACGCGCCGGGTCGCGAGCAGCGAGGAGCCGTCGGCCGCCAGCCAGAGCGCGATCACCGGGACGTCCTCGAGGACCTGCTTGATGTCCTCGCCTTCAGGGCCGACGCGCAGGATGCCGTAGTCGTCGTACTCCTCGAGCTCGCTGTTGTCGTACCAGTAGAGGAACGTCGCGCCGTCGATGGTGTGCGCGGACTTGTACATCCGCTCCACGTCCTCGCTGTCCTCGGGCGCGACCTCGGCCTCGGGCAGGTTGACCCGCCACTGCTCGTCGCCGTCGAGGTCGTAGGCGACGAGCTGGAAGGGATCGTCGCCCTTCGGGTGGGCCGGCTCCACCAGGGAGATCTGGGTGACCGAGCGGTTGGGATCGCCGAGCCGCACCGGGGTGACGTCCCCGGTCGCCGGGTCCCAGATCCCGCGCTTCGACCAACCGCGGCCCAGGAGCGCCCGCCCGCCCGGGAGCCACTCCGCCGACGTGTAGTCGGCGAACGTGCTGCGTGCCTCGCCGGAGCGCAGCGCGAGCCCGTCCCGGGTGGCGAGGGCGTAGGTCGGCGCCGCGAGGTCGAGCGGGACGGGATCGACCTCGCCGGCCACCGGTGAGTCGGTGTCGCCGCCGCAGGAAGCCAGCCCGGACGCCAGCAGGACGAGGGCGACGGCGGACGTCGTCCGAGACCTGAGGCGCACCGGCCGAGCATAGGCGGCGGACCTTCCCGGAAGCGGGATGTCGGTCGATGCCCCTAGGGTGCTCGAAGTGCCTGTGCTCGGCCCTGCCCGCAGGCGCTTCCCAACCGGACACGCGTGGCCGCCGGCCACGGGACACAGAAGGTGAAACCCCACGATGACCGCTCAGCTCCCCACCCACTTCCGCCGGGTCCTCGCGACCGGCCTGACCCTCGGTGCGCTCCTCACCGCCACGGCCTGCGCCGGTGACGACCTCGCCGAGGACGACAACGCCTCTGGTGGCGGCGAGGCGAGCGGCACCGTCCGCATCGCCAGCCAGTCGTTCGACGAGGCGGCGCTCGTGACCGCGATGTACGAGGCCGTGCTCACCGACGAGGGCTACGACGTCGAGAAGACCCTCGTCGACACCCGCGACGTCTACATGGCGAAGTTCCCCGCCGACTTCGACGTCGTGCCGGAGTACGTCGCCGGGCTCGGCGACTTCCTCAACATCGAGGCCAACGGCCCCGAGGCCGAGACGGTCACGACCAACGACGCCACCGAGTCGATCGAGGCGATCAAGCCGCTCACCGACGAGGCGGGCATCACCCTGCTCGACCCGTCGCCGGCCGCGTCGCAGAACGCCTTCTTCGTCACCGAGGACTACGCCTCCGAGAACGGCGTCTCCGCGCTGTCCGACCTCGAGGGCGAGTCCGTGGTGCTCGCGGCGGCCCCCGACTGCGAGGGCCGGCCCGACTGCGAGGGTGGCCTGACCAGCGTCTATGGCATCGAGATCAGCGAGCTGCTGCCGCTCGGCTACGCCAGCCCCGAGACCTACCAGTCGGTCATCGACGGCGAGTCCGACCTCGGCCTGACCGGGACGCTCGACGGCACGCTCGACGACCAGGGCCTGGTGCTGCTCGAGGACGACCGCGGCATCCAGCCCGCGCAGAACCTGATCCCGGCGGTCTCGACCGAGTTCCTCGACGAGCACCCCGAGGTCGCCGAGCCGCTCAACGGCCTGATGGCCGCGCTCGACAACGAGACCCTCGGCGAGCTGATCGCGCGGGTCACCGTCGACCGCGAGAAGCCGGAGGACGTCGCCAGCGACTTCCTCACCGAGGAGGGCCTGATCGGCTGACGCCGACTAGAGCTCCTCGTCCCTGACGAGGAGCGCCTCACGGGCGACGGTCCGCGGGTCCAGGCCAGGTACGTCGACCCGGGTCTCACCGTTGGGCATCCGCACCCGCGGGAGCGGCTTCCCGTCGAGCGCGGCGACGTGGCGCATCACCAGCGCCACGTCGTCGCGCCGGCCGTTCTCCACGAGCCAGCCCGCGAGCCGGTGGACGGGCGGCAGCACGCTGTGGGTGAGCGACCGGTGGCCGCCCCAGAACTCGCGGACGCCGCTGACGAGGAGCTGCCACCACGCGTCGCCCTCGCTGCCCTCGAGGCCGGGCACGAGCAGGAAGTAGCGCCACAGGTCGCCGGGCAGGACCTTGTCGAGGAAGACCCGCGACACGGTGGCCGACCCCAGCCCCTCGACCGTCGCGAGCGACATCCGCTTGGTGGTCCACCGGTCCTCGAGGTCCTGGAGGCTGGCGCGCTGCTGGGTGATCGAGGTGCCGTCGTCGCGGATCCGCCAGTGGTAGACGACGTCGGGCACCACGCCGATCCGACGCGCGCGGACGTAGGCCTCGGTCATCGCCGGCTGGTCCTCGTAGCGCACGCCCTCGGGCCACGACAGGCCCGCGCCCTCCCAGAACTCCCGCCGGAACAGCTTGTTCCACGCGAAGACGTCGCCGAGCAGCTCGGGCTGCTGCTCGATCACGACCGCCGACCGGTCCTTGTGCAGCCGCCGCATCCAGCGGATCGGGCGCAGCTGCTCCGCCCCCGCGGGCCCCTCCAGGCGGGCGACGTCGCCGGTCACCAGGTCGGCGCCGGTACGGCGCAGCTGGCCCACGAGCGCGGCGACGGCACCCGGGGGCACGACGTCGTCGGAGTCGGCGAACCCGATCACGTCGCCGCGCACGTGCCGGAGCCCTTCGTTGCGGGCGCCACCCAGGCCGCGGTTGACGATGTGCACCACCCGCACGCGGGGGTCGCGGCCGGCGTACTCCTCCGCGATCGCGCCGGAGTCGTCGGGCGAGCCGTCGTCGACGACCACGACCTCGAGGTTGCGGTGCGTCTGCGCCAGCAGGCTGTCGAGGCACGCGGGCAGGTAGGCGGCCACGTCGTACGCCGGGACCACCACGCTGACCAGCGGCTCGGAGCGACGGAGGAGGGCCACGGCAGCACGCTATCCGGCCGGCGCGGAGGGTGGTGCACGTCACCCAGGCGCCACCTATCGCCCTGCCCGGGAGCGACCTAGCCTTGATGGTGCAACCGAGAAACACGTCCGGTACCCACACCGGCCCGCCAGCGGGTGGTCGGAGGGACTGGAACGAGGAAGGTTCGACATGGGCACCACGAGCGCGCTCTCCATCGGCGTCATCGGCGCAGGTCGCGTCGGCGCCGTTCTCTCGGCCCGGCTCCGCGCCGCCGGCCACCCCGTCGTCGCCGTCGCCGGTGAGTCCGACGCCTCGCGCGAGCGCGCCGCCGCGCTGCTCCCCGGCGTCCCGCTGATGAAGCCCAGCGCCGTCGCCCGCGCGAGCGACCTGCTGCTCCTCACGGTGCCCGACGACATGCTCCCCAACGTCGTGCAGGTGCTCGCCGACTCCGGCGCCCTCCGCGCCGGCCAGGTCGTCGTGCACACCTCCGGCCGCCACGGCCTCGCCGTCCTCGCGCCGGCCGCCGCCGTGGGCGCCCGCGTGATCGCGCTGCACCCGGCGATGACCTTCACCGGCACCGAGGTCGACCTCGACCGCCTCACCGGCTGCGTCTTCGGCCTGACCGCGGGCGCCGCCGAGCGCGGGCTCGCCGAGGAGCTGGTCGCCGAGCTCGGCGGCCGCCCGACGTGGGTCCCCGAGGAGATGCGCACGCTCTACCACGCCGGCCTCGCCCACGGTGCCAACCACCTGGTCACCCTGGTCAGCGAGGCGATGGGCCTGCTGTCCGCCGCCGGCGTCTCCGACCCGGCCGGCACGCTGCGGCCGCTTCTCGACGCGGCGCTCGACAACGCGCTCGCCCACGGCGACGCCGCGCTCACCGGCCCGATCGTGCGCGGCGACGTGAAGACGATCCGCGCCCACCTCGCCGACATCACCGCCAATGCGCCCGACACCCTCCCGTCGTACGTCGCCCTGGCGCGCGCCACCCTCGACCGCGCGGTCACCGACGGCCGCGTCCTCCCGATCCAGGCGCACAAGATCGTGCGCGCCCTCGACGAGGCCACCTGGTCGGTCTCGGTCCAGGCGCAGTAGCACGTGGCGGTCCAGGTCGCCGGCACCCGCGAGGAGCTGGCCACGCTGCTCGGCGCGCGCGGGGGCGCAGGCGCGGTCGCGCTGGTGCCCACGATGGGTGCGCTGCACGAGGGCCACGCCAGCCTGATGGGGCTGGCGCGGGAGCGCGCCGGTGCCGAAGGCACGGTCGTCGTCTCGATCTTCGTCAACCCGCTCCAGTTCGGGCCGGGCGAGGACCTCGACCGCTACCCGCGCACCTTCGACGCCGACCTCGCGGTGTGCGAGCGACAGGGCGTCGACGTGGTCTTCGCGCCCGCTGCCGACGAGGTCTATCCCGGCGGGGAGCCGCAGGTGACGGTCGAGCCGGGGCCCCTGGGCACCCTCCTCGAGGGCGCGTCGCGGCCGGGCCACTTCCGCGGTGTCCTCACGGTGGTCGCCAAGCTGCTGGGGCTGGTGCGCCCCGACGTCGCGATCTTCGGCCAGAAGGACTACCAGCAGCTCGCGCTGATCACCCGGATGGCGAGCGACCTCTGCCTCGGCGTCGAGATCGTGGGTGCCGAGACCGTGCGCGAGCTCGACGGCCTCGCGCTCTCCAGCCGCAACCGCTACCTCGACGCCGAG
Proteins encoded in this region:
- the folB gene encoding dihydroneopterin aldolase; amino-acid sequence: MSSGATDELSVLGIECFGHHGVFDHEKRDGQVFVIDLTLGVNTRPAAASDDLRDTVDYGSLVGQVTAAVTRDPVDLIETLAERVAGVCLLDSRVEWARVTVHKPDAPIEARFSDVTLTITRHRHDEPAGQGEGHR
- the folK gene encoding 2-amino-4-hydroxy-6-hydroxymethyldihydropteridine diphosphokinase, with protein sequence MTETPNPNIIDADTLTGEMRPIRRVVIGLGSNLGDRLGNLQGAVDALSDTPDVWITGVSPVYESTPVDCPPGSGDFLNAVVLADTTLAANRLMDRALAIEDAYDRDRSHGVNAPRTLDVDLIVVGDRRSDTESLKLPHPQAHTRAFVLQPWLDLEPDAEFPGNGPVADLLAKVGTEGLKRRDDITLDIE
- a CDS encoding DUF3180 domain-containing protein; amino-acid sequence: MRDEPPAPDDTDPDRDEQHGSLRPTSVAALAGWAVVGLVCGWAVHPISERLGTVAPVISWLQPLTLWLLAAILGFTAWATWRSVQVRQERLLAHQAVNRLVLARASAIVAALVAGGYVGYALSWLGESAEMADDRVLRSLLAAGGAVAAVVAALLLERACRVRGESPDA
- a CDS encoding GNAT family N-acetyltransferase → MIPDESRFESDPLVALGPRPPLPEGWTVGSPDPHDPEDLARLTALLRAHEKHGRGWAGASVDDVLVEVSEEGLRMRENVVVRDSAGVIHAWGSSHDRAGGRMLFVHVVERGLPDDDAQACSDVLVDWAVAQAEAVGAARGLEVQQIDTGAFADDDRQHRWLETAGFERVRHWWQMKRPVAPDEAGLVPSPDGWEDRGVRFRLVRRGPDGMPDHDDLREVHEVLEEAFRDHFNSWEETFDEFLHRLREDPGHRWDHWWVAELVDDPEHPRPVGALVGTETGSEDGPSGSYVAYLGVLEAARGRGVGKGLLRTVIADAAVRGRDRVGIEVDADSPTGAHELYLAMGWETSYVTESWHREVPVPKG
- a CDS encoding ABC transporter ATP-binding protein, which gives rise to MDASRDRGQDGATGPMIRLTGVSKSYRGTVAVHDLDLDVARGELVCLVGPSGSGKSTTLKMINRLVEPTTGTIEVDGRDVTRVDPVQLRRGIGYVIQQVGLFPHQKVITNTMTVPLLYGESKATARARAEELLHLVGLDPAQYGDRYPHELSGGQRQRVGVARALAADPPVLLMDEPFGAVDPVIRGRLQDEFLRIQRELDKTVVLVTHDIDEAVRLGDRVAVFGEGGRLLQYDTPARLLGFPASDEVATFVGADAGLRRLSVTRVEAAHVDPVDGTPASALGATVELGVSLGEALAVMLRDDRPAVGVTDGPRFVGVLTPEGIHRALRGSLRAEA
- a CDS encoding ABC transporter permease, which translates into the protein MTCYGRFTGNKWICDDYVRDRWDEIVDATVSHLGLTVSAVLLGIVLALPLALLARRSPRLEAAVLGVASGIYTIPSLALLPLLVPFTGLTATTVVIGLALYCLTILVRAFLDGLRAVPDDVKESAIGLGYGRARLLTRIELPLALPVVLAGVRVATVSTVALATVGTIVAHGGLGDLINHGRLTDFKAELLTASVLCVMIALFLDGLLLALQHVLTPWARTRGLEVSR
- a CDS encoding ABC transporter permease gives rise to the protein MDVFGDAWTYLTDGASWTGNGGMLELLVQQLLLSITALVLAVVVALPIAFWLGHIGKGGFLAVSISNIGRAVPTLALLAILVRAEWPGTAHLGPYGRAGLATLIALALFALPPLITQTYVAVREVPADTKEAAVGLGMTGWQLFLRVELPLALPLVLSGVRLAIVQVWATATIAALVAGPGLGNVITAGFANQRYGQGIAGAIVVAAVALALEVAAALAVRAITRERAADPGSTPRNSAAPHPAG
- a CDS encoding ABC transporter substrate-binding protein; the encoded protein is MTAQLPTHFRRVLATGLTLGALLTATACAGDDLAEDDNASGGGEASGTVRIASQSFDEAALVTAMYEAVLTDEGYDVEKTLVDTRDVYMAKFPADFDVVPEYVAGLGDFLNIEANGPEAETVTTNDATESIEAIKPLTDEAGITLLDPSPAASQNAFFVTEDYASENGVSALSDLEGESVVLAAAPDCEGRPDCEGGLTSVYGIEISELLPLGYASPETYQSVIDGESDLGLTGTLDGTLDDQGLVLLEDDRGIQPAQNLIPAVSTEFLDEHPEVAEPLNGLMAALDNETLGELIARVTVDREKPEDVASDFLTEEGLIG
- a CDS encoding glycosyltransferase — its product is MALLRRSEPLVSVVVPAYDVAAYLPACLDSLLAQTHRNLEVVVVDDGSPDDSGAIAEEYAGRDPRVRVVHIVNRGLGGARNEGLRHVRGDVIGFADSDDVVPPGAVAALVGQLRRTGADLVTGDVARLEGPAGAEQLRPIRWMRRLHKDRSAVVIEQQPELLGDVFAWNKLFRREFWEGAGLSWPEGVRYEDQPAMTEAYVRARRIGVVPDVVYHWRIRDDGTSITQQRASLQDLEDRWTTKRMSLATVEGLGSATVSRVFLDKVLPGDLWRYFLLVPGLEGSEGDAWWQLLVSGVREFWGGHRSLTHSVLPPVHRLAGWLVENGRRDDVALVMRHVAALDGKPLPRVRMPNGETRVDVPGLDPRTVAREALLVRDEEL
- a CDS encoding Rossmann-like and DUF2520 domain-containing protein, giving the protein MGTTSALSIGVIGAGRVGAVLSARLRAAGHPVVAVAGESDASRERAAALLPGVPLMKPSAVARASDLLLLTVPDDMLPNVVQVLADSGALRAGQVVVHTSGRHGLAVLAPAAAVGARVIALHPAMTFTGTEVDLDRLTGCVFGLTAGAAERGLAEELVAELGGRPTWVPEEMRTLYHAGLAHGANHLVTLVSEAMGLLSAAGVSDPAGTLRPLLDAALDNALAHGDAALTGPIVRGDVKTIRAHLADITANAPDTLPSYVALARATLDRAVTDGRVLPIQAHKIVRALDEATWSVSVQAQ
- the panC gene encoding pantoate--beta-alanine ligase, translated to MAVQVAGTREELATLLGARGGAGAVALVPTMGALHEGHASLMGLARERAGAEGTVVVSIFVNPLQFGPGEDLDRYPRTFDADLAVCERQGVDVVFAPAADEVYPGGEPQVTVEPGPLGTLLEGASRPGHFRGVLTVVAKLLGLVRPDVAIFGQKDYQQLALITRMASDLCLGVEIVGAETVRELDGLALSSRNRYLDAEQRERATALSRALYAARDAGPRGLAEALAAGRAVLSEAEGVELDYFEIRAVDLGELAAAVPPQTPARAVVAARVGTTRLIDNMPLVIGTAAAEGSS